The genomic segment TAAAAGTCCTAACCCTTTTGTTGATTTTTTCATCTTTTTTCCTCCCTAGTATGTTGATTATTTATCCAGATTTATTCATAAAAGCAATAAAAAAACTTCTCTATTAGAATAGAGAAGTGGAAAGTCGAACATATCCAGCTCCTCTTATCTACCAAAACGAAAAAACGCTTTGCTGGAATTAGCACCTTCACTTTACGCTTAAATAAAGTTAGGTTGCCGGGCTTCATCGGGCCAGTCCCTCTGCCGCTCTCGATAAGAGAAAATATTTAGAAAAACCTGTTAGTTAAAAATATACGCATTTTGCTGGAATTTGTCAATGGTTTTTTCAGTTTTTAAAAATCAGGCTGGACAAATACTTCAGAAAACTTTACTATTTTAATCAATGAAACTTGTAAAGGACGGGTGCAAAATGAAAATTTCCAAACGTTTACAAAATTTACCAGATCAATTTTTTTCCAGCCTTGTAGAAAAAGTTGGAAAGAAAGTAGCAGCAGGACATGACGTTATTAACTTAGGTCAAGGAAATCCAGATCAGCCAACACCCGCACATATTGTTGCGGCGCTTAAAGCTGCTTCTGAAAAACCTAATAATCACAAGTACTCGTTATTTCGCGGGAAACATGAATTAAAACAAGCCGCTGCAGATTTTTATGCACGTGAATATAATGTAACAGTCAATCCGGCAACCGAAGTAGCGATTTTATTTGGAACAAAAACGGGATTAGTTGAACTGCCAATGTGTATCATGGACCCAGGTGATGTTATGTTGTTACCGGACCCGGGCTATCCAGATTACTTGTCAGGAACTGTATTAGGGGAAGTTCAATTTGAAACGATGCCTTTAATTGCTGAAAATCAATTTTTACCAGATTTCACTAAAATTCCTGCGAAAATTGCTGAAAAAGCTGAATTAATGTATTTAAATTATCCTAATAACCCCACTGGCGCGATTGCAACAGCTGATTTTTTTGAAGAAACAGTCGCTTTTGCGAAAGAAAATGATATTACAGTTGCGCACGATTTTGCTTACGGAGGAATAGGTTTTGATGGTAAAAAGCCAATTAGTTTCTTGCAAACTCCTGGAGCAAAAGATATTGGAATTGAGTTATATACACTTTCTAAAACATATAATATGGCTGGGTGGCGCGTAGGTTTTGCAGTTGGTAACAAGGAAGTTATTGAAGCAATCAATCTCATTCAAGATCATATGTATGTAAGTTTATTCCCAGGGATTCAAGATGCTGCAATCGAGGCTTTATCTGGGGATCAAACTTGTGTTAGCCAGTTAAATGCTCGCTATGAAAGTAGACGTAATGCTTTTATTACTGCTTGTGAAAAAATCGGTTGGACCGTAGTTGCTCCCGCTGGCTCATTTTTTGCTTGGATGCCTGTGCCAGAAGATTTCACAAGTAGCGAGTTTGCCGACTTTTTATTAGAAGAAGTAAGTGTGGCCGTAGCTGATGGAAGTGGATTTGGAGAATTTGGTGAAGGATACGTTCGTGTTGGGCTTTTGATGGATGAAGCGCGTTTAGAAGAAGCGGTGGAACGAGTAGCGAAATTACATCTTTTTGACAAAGTTCCTCAAGGTTGAAAAGTGCTAAAAAGAGAAAATAGCCTGTAATAATTCAGATAATTATTCTTATGTGTTATAATTAGCTAGGTGAGTCTATTTGTTGTATTGTCGTTTTATAAAGACGCACCTGAACTTGACGTATTTAGTATAAAGAATATGCATGTAACCAAACTATCTGTCCCGGTAAAAACCGGCAAAATCCATGAATGAGAGGACTGTAAACTAATGGCAGAAAAGAAAATCCTTGTAGTAGATGACGAAAAACCGATTG from the Listeria seeligeri serovar 1/2b str. SLCC3954 genome contains:
- a CDS encoding pyridoxal phosphate-dependent aminotransferase, coding for MKISKRLQNLPDQFFSSLVEKVGKKVAAGHDVINLGQGNPDQPTPAHIVAALKAASEKPNNHKYSLFRGKHELKQAAADFYAREYNVTVNPATEVAILFGTKTGLVELPMCIMDPGDVMLLPDPGYPDYLSGTVLGEVQFETMPLIAENQFLPDFTKIPAKIAEKAELMYLNYPNNPTGAIATADFFEETVAFAKENDITVAHDFAYGGIGFDGKKPISFLQTPGAKDIGIELYTLSKTYNMAGWRVGFAVGNKEVIEAINLIQDHMYVSLFPGIQDAAIEALSGDQTCVSQLNARYESRRNAFITACEKIGWTVVAPAGSFFAWMPVPEDFTSSEFADFLLEEVSVAVADGSGFGEFGEGYVRVGLLMDEARLEEAVERVAKLHLFDKVPQG